In a single window of the Nicotiana tomentosiformis chromosome 10, ASM39032v3, whole genome shotgun sequence genome:
- the LOC138899825 gene encoding uncharacterized protein, protein MRFVELDRHAEWLVPTERENIRRFIDGLNYGLRLIIARELATDAKFDRVVEIARRLEIVCRQEHEEREAKRLHSSGGFSSATSGGQSHYSRVRSSRPVQATRHIPRSSLVSHSSYSAHPPQSSFCALPAPSSYCAPSAQVSTGSSLGYQGQQPVKRGCYECGDLSHLKRDCPRLLRRVP, encoded by the coding sequence ATGAGGTTTGTAGAGTTGGATCGTCATGCGgaatggttggttcccactgagagggagaatattaggaggttcattgatggcctcaactatggtttaCGCTTGATTATCGCTCGGGAGCTTGCGACGGATGCTAAGTTTGACCGGGTGGTTGAGATTGCTAGACGTTTAGAGATAGTTTGCAGGCAGGAACATgaggagcgggaggccaagaggcttcATAGCTCAGGTGGTTTCAGCAGTGCCACATCTGGAGGTCAGTCCCATTATAGCAGAGTTCGTTCTTCTAGACCCGTTCAGGCAACTCGCCATATTCCTCGTAGTTCTTTAGTTAGCCACAGTTCCTACAGTGCACACCCACCTCAGTCATCATTCTGTGCATTGCCAGCACCGAGTTCTTACTGTGCTCCATCTGCCCAGGTTTCCACTGGCAGTTCTTTGGGCTATCAAGGTCAGCAGCCTGTCAAGAGGGGTTGCTATGAGTGCggagacttgagtcatctcaaaaGAGATTGCCCCAGACTATTGAGAAGGGTTCCATAG